Proteins from a genomic interval of Geodermatophilus obscurus DSM 43160:
- the ppdK gene encoding pyruvate, phosphate dikinase, which produces MGSGTGTATWVYDFSEGNKDQKDLLGGKGANLAEMTNLGLPVPPGFTITTDACRYYLEHGSTPPDLTDQVTEHLTALEKAMGKTLGDPSDPLLVSVRSGAAASMPGMMETVLNVGLNDESVRGLAAQSGSERFAWDSYRRLIQMFGKTVLDLDGELFEHALDEVKREQGTESDLDLDAGHLEDVVGRFKAIVREQCGRDFPQDPREQLDLAINAVFDSWNSDRAIIYRRRERIPSDAGTAVNVCSMVFGNLGMDSGTGVAFTRDPGSGEQGVYGDYLQNAQGEDVVAGIRNTVPLPELERIDEGAYGELLSIMSTLESHYRDLCDIEFTVERNKLWMLQTRVGKRTAGAAFRIATQLVDEGLIDMDEAVRRVSGEQLAQLMFPRFVSGGDATQLTQGMNASPGAAVGKAVFSSETAVQWADRGEKVVLVRRETNPDDLSGMIAAEGVLTSRGGKTSHAAVVARGMGKTCVCGAEELRVDTKNRHFTAPGGTVVEEGDVISIDGSTGKVWLGEVPVEAPAVVRYFEGEIDPDSAEADDLVRSVHRILAHADEVRRLDVRTNADTPEDTARARRFGAQGIGLCRTEHMFLGERRQMVEKLILAEDDEGKQTALDALAPLQKQDFLEIFEVMDGLPVTVRLLDPPLHEFLPDLTDLSVRVAVAEAEGHPDEANLRLLAAVRRMHEENPMLGLRGVRLGLVQPGLFAMQVRAIAEAASERKRAGGDPRPEIMIPLVGAVQELEAIREESEQVLAAVFEECGVELDVLIGTMIEVPRAALTAAEIARSAEFFSFGTNDLTQMTWGFSRDDVEAAFFHAYLDKGIFGVSPFEELDRPGVGRLVEVAVQEGRSARPELKLGVCGEHGGDPDSVHFFHEVGLDYVSCSPFRVPVARLEAGRAALGADRAGS; this is translated from the coding sequence GTGGGCAGTGGTACCGGGACGGCCACCTGGGTCTACGACTTCAGCGAGGGCAACAAGGACCAGAAGGACCTGCTGGGCGGCAAGGGCGCCAACCTGGCCGAGATGACCAACCTGGGGCTGCCGGTGCCGCCGGGGTTCACCATCACCACCGACGCGTGCCGGTACTACCTCGAGCACGGCAGCACCCCGCCGGACCTCACCGACCAGGTGACCGAGCACCTGACCGCGCTGGAGAAGGCGATGGGCAAGACCCTCGGCGACCCCTCGGACCCGCTGCTGGTGTCCGTGCGCTCCGGTGCGGCCGCGTCGATGCCCGGGATGATGGAGACGGTCCTCAACGTGGGCCTCAACGACGAGTCGGTCCGCGGGCTGGCCGCCCAGTCCGGCAGCGAGCGCTTCGCGTGGGACTCCTACCGCCGGCTGATCCAGATGTTCGGCAAGACCGTCCTCGACCTCGACGGCGAGCTGTTCGAGCACGCCCTCGACGAGGTCAAGCGGGAGCAGGGCACCGAGTCCGACCTCGACCTCGACGCCGGGCACCTCGAGGACGTCGTCGGCCGGTTCAAGGCCATCGTCCGCGAGCAGTGCGGCCGCGACTTCCCGCAGGACCCGCGCGAGCAGCTGGACCTGGCGATCAACGCCGTCTTCGACTCGTGGAACTCCGACCGGGCGATCATCTACCGCCGCCGCGAGCGCATCCCCAGCGACGCCGGCACCGCGGTCAACGTCTGCTCGATGGTGTTCGGCAACCTCGGCATGGACTCCGGCACCGGCGTCGCCTTCACCCGCGACCCGGGCAGCGGGGAGCAGGGCGTGTACGGCGACTACCTACAGAACGCGCAGGGCGAGGACGTCGTCGCTGGCATCCGCAACACCGTGCCGCTGCCCGAGCTCGAGCGCATCGACGAGGGCGCCTACGGCGAGTTGCTGTCGATCATGAGCACCCTCGAGTCCCACTACCGCGACCTGTGCGACATCGAGTTCACCGTCGAGCGCAACAAGCTCTGGATGCTGCAGACCCGAGTCGGCAAGCGGACGGCGGGGGCGGCCTTCCGGATCGCCACCCAGCTGGTCGACGAGGGCCTCATCGACATGGACGAGGCGGTCCGGCGGGTGAGCGGCGAACAGCTCGCCCAGCTGATGTTCCCGCGGTTCGTCTCCGGCGGGGATGCCACCCAGCTCACCCAGGGCATGAACGCCTCGCCCGGCGCCGCCGTCGGCAAGGCGGTGTTCTCCTCGGAGACCGCCGTCCAGTGGGCCGACCGCGGCGAGAAGGTGGTGCTCGTCCGGCGGGAGACCAACCCCGACGACCTCTCCGGCATGATCGCCGCCGAGGGCGTGCTCACCAGCCGCGGCGGCAAGACCTCGCACGCCGCCGTCGTGGCCCGGGGCATGGGCAAGACCTGCGTCTGCGGCGCCGAGGAGCTGCGGGTGGACACGAAGAACCGCCACTTCACCGCCCCCGGCGGGACGGTCGTCGAGGAGGGCGACGTCATCTCGATCGACGGCTCCACCGGCAAGGTGTGGCTCGGCGAGGTGCCGGTCGAGGCGCCCGCCGTCGTCCGCTACTTCGAGGGTGAGATCGACCCGGACTCCGCGGAGGCCGACGATCTGGTGCGCAGCGTGCACCGCATCCTCGCCCACGCCGACGAGGTCCGGCGGCTGGACGTGCGCACCAACGCCGACACCCCCGAGGACACCGCTCGCGCGCGGCGGTTCGGCGCCCAGGGGATCGGCCTGTGCCGGACCGAGCACATGTTCCTCGGCGAGCGGCGGCAGATGGTCGAGAAGCTGATCCTCGCCGAGGACGACGAGGGCAAGCAGACCGCACTCGACGCGCTCGCGCCGCTGCAGAAGCAGGACTTCCTGGAGATCTTCGAGGTCATGGACGGCCTGCCGGTGACCGTGCGGCTGCTCGACCCGCCGCTGCACGAGTTCCTGCCCGACCTCACCGACCTCTCGGTGCGGGTGGCGGTCGCGGAGGCCGAGGGGCACCCGGACGAGGCCAACCTGCGGCTGCTGGCCGCCGTGCGGCGGATGCACGAGGAGAACCCGATGCTCGGCCTGCGCGGCGTGCGCCTCGGGCTCGTCCAGCCGGGGCTGTTCGCGATGCAGGTGCGGGCGATCGCCGAGGCGGCCTCGGAGCGCAAGCGGGCCGGCGGCGACCCGCGCCCGGAGATCATGATCCCGCTGGTCGGGGCGGTGCAGGAGCTCGAGGCGATCCGCGAGGAGTCCGAGCAGGTGCTCGCGGCGGTGTTCGAGGAGTGCGGCGTCGAGCTCGACGTCCTCATCGGCACGATGATCGAGGTGCCCCGCGCGGCGCTCACCGCCGCCGAGATCGCCCGGTCGGCCGAGTTCTTCTCCTTCGGCACCAACGACCTCACCCAGATGACCTGGGGCTTCTCCCGGGACGACGTCGAGGCCGCGTTCTTCCACGCCTACCTGGACAAGGGCATCTTCGGCGTCTCGCCGTTCGAGGAGCTGGACCGGCCGGGTGTCGGCCGGCTGGTGGAGGTCGCGGTCCAGGAGGGCCGCTCGGCGCGGCCGGAGCTCAAGCTCGGCGTCTGCGGCGAGCACGGCGGCGACCCGGACTCGGTGCACTTCTTCCACGAGGTGGGGCTGGACTACGTGTCCTGCTCGCCGTTCCGGGTGCCGGTGGCCCGGCTCGAGGCCGGCCGTGCCGCGCTGGGAGCGGACCGCGCCGGGTCCTGA
- a CDS encoding antibiotic biosynthesis monooxygenase family protein has translation MFVVTRLRVPEADAAGFAAAVDVLLSALAARPGYRDGELGRCTDDAGLWALVTRWDGVGAYRRALSAAEVKLAGAPVWLYALDEPGAYLPGEQALEG, from the coding sequence GTGTTCGTGGTGACCCGGCTGCGGGTGCCCGAGGCCGACGCGGCCGGCTTCGCCGCCGCCGTCGACGTCCTGCTGAGCGCGCTCGCCGCTCGCCCCGGGTACCGGGACGGCGAGCTCGGCCGCTGCACCGACGACGCCGGCCTGTGGGCGCTGGTCACCCGGTGGGACGGCGTCGGCGCCTACCGCCGGGCGCTGTCGGCCGCGGAGGTGAAGCTCGCCGGCGCGCCGGTGTGGCTGTACGCCCTCGACGAGCCGGGCGCCTACCTGCCGGGCGAGCAGGCCCTCGAGGGGTGA
- the era gene encoding GTPase Era, protein MTPPDQPPYRSGFACLVGRPNAGKTTLTNALVGEKVGIVSNRPQTTRHAIRGVVHRPGGQLVLVDTPGLHKPRSLLGRRLNDVVRDTLSEVDVVVFCVPADQPVGTGDRFIARQLREVKAPVVVVVTKTDAASKKQVAEQLLAASQLVEAAEVVPVSAVRGDQVELLEDLLVGLLPEGPPLYPEEQTTDEDVERQIAELVREAALEKVFQEVPHSLAVTIEEMTRRPDPKRDGGELVEVHALLHCERPSQKPMLLGKGGQVIKAIGSEARPGIEALLGARVHLDLHVTVLGEWQDDPKKLNRLGY, encoded by the coding sequence GTGACCCCGCCGGACCAGCCGCCGTACCGCAGCGGTTTCGCCTGTCTGGTGGGCCGCCCCAACGCCGGCAAGACCACGCTGACCAATGCGCTGGTCGGCGAGAAGGTCGGCATCGTCAGCAACCGCCCGCAGACCACGCGGCACGCCATCCGCGGCGTCGTCCACCGGCCCGGCGGTCAGCTCGTGCTCGTCGACACCCCCGGGCTGCACAAGCCCAGGAGCCTGCTCGGCCGCCGGCTCAACGACGTCGTCCGCGACACCCTGTCCGAGGTGGACGTCGTCGTCTTCTGCGTGCCGGCCGACCAGCCCGTCGGCACCGGGGACCGGTTCATCGCCCGCCAGCTGCGCGAGGTCAAGGCGCCGGTCGTCGTCGTGGTGACCAAGACCGACGCCGCGTCGAAGAAGCAGGTCGCCGAGCAGCTGCTGGCCGCCAGCCAGCTGGTCGAGGCCGCCGAGGTCGTGCCGGTCAGCGCGGTGCGGGGCGACCAGGTCGAGCTGCTCGAGGACCTGCTGGTCGGCCTGCTGCCGGAGGGCCCGCCGCTCTACCCGGAGGAGCAGACCACCGACGAGGACGTCGAGCGGCAGATCGCCGAGCTGGTCCGCGAGGCCGCCCTGGAGAAGGTGTTCCAGGAGGTGCCGCACTCCCTCGCCGTCACGATCGAGGAGATGACCCGACGTCCCGACCCCAAGCGGGACGGCGGCGAGCTGGTCGAGGTCCACGCCCTGCTGCACTGCGAGCGCCCCAGCCAGAAGCCGATGCTGCTCGGCAAGGGCGGGCAGGTCATCAAGGCGATCGGCAGCGAGGCCCGACCCGGCATCGAGGCGCTGCTCGGCGCCCGGGTGCACCTGGACCTGCACGTCACGGTGCTCGGCGAGTGGCAGGACGACCCGAAGAAGCTGAACAGGCTCGGCTACTGA
- a CDS encoding YdcF family protein, whose product MGVRAGSLVGRVVGALVLAVVLLVVSTATAIWWTARQDAQPASDAIVVLGSAQYNGVPSSIFEARLEHALALYEEGVAPVVVTVGGKADGDQFTEAESGRAYLTEAGIPEDALLAVEEGVDTLESMRAVGAAFDERGWSSAVLVTDPWHAMRAERMAEDAGITADSSPTRQGPAVQTRATQFRYILRETAAYLLYRATGESIAGAPGIG is encoded by the coding sequence GTGGGCGTGCGCGCGGGGAGCCTGGTGGGCCGGGTGGTCGGCGCTCTGGTGCTCGCCGTCGTCCTGCTCGTCGTCTCCACCGCGACGGCGATCTGGTGGACGGCGCGGCAGGACGCGCAGCCGGCCTCCGATGCGATCGTGGTGCTCGGGTCGGCGCAGTACAACGGCGTTCCGTCGTCGATCTTCGAGGCGCGCCTGGAGCACGCCCTCGCGTTGTACGAGGAGGGCGTCGCGCCGGTGGTCGTGACCGTCGGCGGCAAGGCCGACGGCGACCAGTTCACCGAGGCGGAGTCCGGCCGCGCCTACCTAACCGAGGCCGGGATCCCCGAGGACGCCCTGCTGGCGGTCGAGGAGGGCGTGGACACGCTGGAGAGCATGCGGGCCGTGGGGGCCGCGTTCGACGAGCGCGGCTGGTCCTCGGCCGTCCTGGTCACCGACCCGTGGCACGCCATGCGCGCCGAGCGGATGGCCGAGGACGCCGGCATCACCGCCGACAGCTCGCCGACCCGGCAGGGCCCGGCGGTGCAGACGCGCGCCACGCAGTTCCGCTACATCCTCCGCGAGACGGCTGCCTACCTGCTCTACCGCGCGACCGGTGAGAGCATCGCGGGCGCTCCGGGGATCGGGTGA
- the vapC gene encoding type II toxin-antitoxin system VapC family toxin — MTVLVDSSVWIAFLRDSGGPEVDLLEQLIDERRAATTDVVLLEVLAGTTDEERAARLRRFLAGAELLRQESPVDAEQAAALHRACRRAGETPRSLNDCLIAAVALRHDVPVLHRDRDFTVLAQHTDLRLVGSAA; from the coding sequence GTGACCGTCCTCGTCGACTCCTCCGTGTGGATCGCCTTCCTCCGGGACTCCGGTGGCCCTGAGGTCGACCTGCTGGAACAGCTCATCGACGAGCGGCGAGCGGCAACCACGGATGTCGTGCTGCTCGAGGTGCTCGCCGGTACCACCGACGAGGAGCGCGCAGCGCGCCTGCGGCGCTTCCTCGCAGGCGCGGAACTGCTCCGCCAGGAGTCGCCCGTGGACGCCGAGCAAGCGGCCGCCCTCCACCGGGCGTGCCGGCGAGCAGGTGAGACGCCCCGGTCGCTCAACGACTGCCTCATCGCCGCGGTCGCACTGCGGCACGACGTGCCCGTGCTCCACCGGGACCGGGACTTCACCGTGCTGGCACAGCACACGGACCTGCGGCTGGTGGGGTCGGCGGCCTGA
- a CDS encoding type II toxin-antitoxin system VapB family antitoxin, which translates to MSRTNIDIDDDLIAGVMRRYGLATKKDAVDFALRQVSVVPMTAREMHAMRGSGWGADLEDLRTREGAEVSAQWGEG; encoded by the coding sequence GTGAGCCGGACGAACATCGACATCGACGACGACCTCATCGCCGGTGTCATGCGCCGCTACGGGTTGGCGACGAAGAAGGACGCCGTCGACTTCGCCCTCCGCCAGGTGTCCGTCGTGCCGATGACGGCGCGCGAGATGCACGCGATGCGCGGCAGCGGCTGGGGAGCGGACCTTGAGGACCTCCGGACCCGTGAGGGTGCGGAGGTCAGCGCTCAGTGGGGCGAGGGGTGA
- the recO gene encoding DNA repair protein RecO translates to MSTTPKSLYRDEGIVLRTQKLGEADRIVTVLTRRHGKVRAVAKGVRRTKSKFGARLEPFSHVDLQFYTGRTLDIVSQAESIRAYGQSIVTDYPAYTAGTAVLETADRLTAEEKEPSLRLFLLVIGALRALSERTHPAGLVLDAFLLRAMSVAGWEPALGGCARCGEEGPHRHFSVPAGGMVCPPCRPTGSAMPNPATVELLDALLTGDWDAAEASQNANRREGSGLVAALLQWHLERGLRSLPLVDRSDPTAPRRGAGLLSEA, encoded by the coding sequence ATGAGCACCACACCGAAGTCCCTGTACCGGGACGAGGGCATCGTCCTGCGCACCCAGAAGCTGGGCGAGGCCGACCGGATCGTCACGGTGCTCACCCGCCGGCACGGCAAGGTGCGCGCGGTGGCCAAGGGCGTGCGCCGCACCAAGAGCAAGTTCGGCGCCCGGCTGGAGCCGTTCAGCCACGTCGACCTGCAGTTCTACACCGGCCGCACCCTCGACATCGTCAGCCAGGCCGAGTCGATCCGCGCCTACGGCCAGTCGATCGTCACCGACTACCCGGCCTACACCGCCGGCACCGCGGTGCTGGAGACCGCCGACCGGCTCACCGCCGAGGAGAAGGAGCCCTCGCTGCGGCTGTTCCTCCTGGTCATCGGGGCGCTGCGGGCGCTGTCCGAGCGCACCCACCCGGCCGGCCTGGTGCTGGACGCCTTCCTGCTGCGCGCGATGTCGGTCGCCGGGTGGGAGCCGGCGCTCGGCGGCTGCGCCCGCTGCGGCGAGGAGGGTCCGCACCGGCACTTCTCGGTGCCCGCCGGCGGCATGGTCTGCCCGCCCTGCCGCCCGACCGGCTCGGCGATGCCCAACCCGGCCACCGTCGAGCTGCTCGACGCGCTGCTGACGGGCGACTGGGACGCCGCCGAGGCCAGCCAGAACGCCAACCGCCGTGAGGGCAGCGGGCTGGTCGCCGCGCTGCTGCAGTGGCACCTGGAGCGCGGGCTGCGCTCGCTGCCGCTGGTCGACCGGTCCGATCCGACGGCGCCGCGCCGGGGAGCAGGTCTGCTGAGTGAGGCGTGA
- the dusB gene encoding tRNA dihydrouridine synthase DusB, giving the protein MSSSVLERPSSPATGPAALRLGALTVDPAVVLAPMAGITNPAFRTLCREFGAGLYVCEMITTRALVERTEKTLSMVRATPDEEDAFSVQLYGVDPATVGRAVEMLVDEGVAGTRPAHVDLNFGCPVPKVTRKGGGSALPWRRVLFRDIVRAAVRAARDVPVTVKTRIGIDADHVTYLDAGRIAQDEGAAAITLHGRTADQLYSGTADWAPIARLVEAVDIPVLGNGDIWEADDALRMVAETGCAGVVIGRGCLGRPWLFGDLAAAFAGGTRRALPTLREVAAVMHRHATLLSEEQGERHGCTDFRKHVAWYLKGFSVGSDVRRALAMVSALDELAELLAGIPDQPYPTSVLGGPRGRTSPPRPVALPEGWLADRDDPRPPAGAELLVSGG; this is encoded by the coding sequence GTGAGCAGCAGCGTCCTCGAGCGGCCGTCGTCCCCCGCGACCGGCCCCGCTGCGCTGCGCCTGGGCGCGCTGACCGTCGACCCCGCCGTGGTGCTCGCGCCGATGGCCGGCATCACCAACCCGGCCTTCCGCACGCTGTGCCGCGAGTTCGGGGCCGGCCTCTACGTCTGCGAGATGATCACCACGCGGGCGCTGGTCGAGCGCACCGAGAAGACGCTGTCGATGGTCCGCGCGACGCCCGACGAGGAGGACGCCTTCTCGGTCCAGCTCTACGGCGTCGACCCGGCCACGGTCGGACGGGCGGTGGAGATGCTCGTGGACGAGGGTGTCGCCGGCACCCGCCCCGCGCATGTCGACCTGAACTTCGGCTGCCCGGTGCCCAAGGTGACCCGCAAGGGCGGCGGCTCCGCGCTGCCGTGGCGGCGGGTGCTGTTCCGCGACATCGTGCGGGCCGCGGTGCGTGCGGCGAGGGACGTCCCGGTCACCGTGAAGACCCGCATCGGCATCGACGCCGACCACGTCACCTACCTCGACGCCGGCCGGATCGCGCAGGACGAGGGGGCCGCGGCGATCACCCTGCACGGGCGCACCGCCGACCAGCTCTACAGCGGCACCGCCGACTGGGCACCCATCGCCCGGCTGGTCGAGGCCGTCGACATCCCGGTGCTGGGCAACGGCGACATCTGGGAGGCCGACGACGCGCTGCGGATGGTCGCCGAGACCGGGTGCGCCGGTGTCGTCATCGGGCGGGGCTGCCTGGGCCGGCCGTGGCTGTTCGGCGACCTCGCCGCCGCCTTCGCCGGGGGGACCCGCCGCGCCCTGCCGACGCTGCGCGAGGTCGCCGCGGTCATGCACCGGCACGCCACGCTGCTGAGCGAGGAGCAGGGCGAGCGGCACGGCTGCACCGACTTCCGCAAGCACGTCGCCTGGTACCTCAAGGGGTTCTCCGTGGGCTCCGACGTCCGCCGCGCGCTGGCGATGGTGAGCGCCCTCGACGAGCTGGCCGAGCTGCTGGCCGGCATCCCCGACCAGCCCTACCCGACGTCGGTGCTCGGCGGACCGCGCGGGCGGACCAGCCCGCCGCGGCCCGTGGCGCTGCCCGAGGGCTGGCTGGCCGACCGCGACGACCCCCGGCCGCCGGCCGGGGCCGAACTGCTCGTGAGCGGCGGGTGA
- a CDS encoding glycine--tRNA ligase gives MEPLAVSDSTAKHDPARLDKVVNLCKRRGFVFPSGEIYGGTRSAWDYGPLGTELKDNIKRQWWRAVVQGRDDIVGLDSSVILPRPVWVASGHVGVFTDPLTECQNCHKRFRADHLEEEFEARKGRAPENGLADISCPNCGTKGAWTEPRDFNMMLKTHLGPVEDESGLHYLRPETAQGIFVNFANVMGAARKKPPFGIGQIGKSFRNEITPGNFIFRTREFEQMEMEFFVEPGTDEQWHQYWIDERTRWYTDLGIDPANLRHYEHPKEKLSHYSTRTVDIEYRFGFQGSEWGELEGIANRTDFDLKTHSEHSGADLTYFDQASNTRWTPYVIEPAAGLTRSLMAFLIEGYTEDEAPNAKGGVDTRTVLRLDPRLAPVKAAVLPLSRNADLSPKARDLAAQLRQSWNVDFDDAGAIGRRYRRQDEIGTPFCLTVDFDTLTDDAVTVRERDSMSQERVGLDQVETYLKTRLPVC, from the coding sequence ATGGAGCCCCTCGCCGTGAGCGACAGCACCGCCAAGCACGACCCCGCACGCCTGGACAAGGTGGTGAACCTCTGCAAGCGACGGGGGTTCGTCTTCCCGTCGGGCGAGATCTACGGCGGCACCCGCTCCGCCTGGGACTACGGGCCCCTGGGCACCGAGCTCAAGGACAACATCAAGCGGCAGTGGTGGCGCGCCGTCGTCCAGGGCCGGGACGACATCGTCGGCCTGGACTCCTCGGTGATTCTGCCGCGCCCGGTGTGGGTCGCGTCGGGCCACGTCGGCGTGTTCACCGACCCGCTCACCGAGTGCCAGAACTGCCACAAGCGCTTCCGGGCCGACCACCTGGAGGAGGAGTTCGAGGCCAGGAAGGGCCGGGCCCCGGAGAACGGGCTGGCCGACATCAGCTGCCCCAACTGCGGCACCAAGGGTGCGTGGACCGAGCCGCGCGACTTCAACATGATGCTGAAGACGCACCTCGGCCCGGTCGAGGACGAGTCCGGCCTGCACTACCTGCGCCCGGAGACCGCGCAGGGCATCTTCGTCAACTTCGCGAACGTCATGGGCGCGGCGCGGAAGAAGCCGCCGTTCGGCATCGGCCAGATCGGCAAGTCCTTCCGCAACGAGATCACCCCCGGCAACTTCATCTTCCGCACCCGCGAGTTCGAGCAGATGGAGATGGAGTTCTTCGTCGAGCCCGGCACCGACGAGCAGTGGCACCAGTACTGGATCGACGAGCGCACCCGCTGGTACACCGACCTGGGCATCGACCCCGCGAACCTGCGGCACTACGAGCACCCGAAGGAGAAGCTCTCCCACTACTCGACGCGCACCGTCGACATCGAGTACCGCTTCGGCTTCCAGGGCTCGGAGTGGGGGGAGCTCGAGGGCATCGCCAACCGCACCGACTTCGACCTGAAGACCCACTCGGAGCACTCCGGCGCCGACCTCACCTACTTCGACCAGGCCAGCAACACCCGCTGGACGCCGTACGTCATCGAGCCGGCCGCCGGCCTGACCCGTTCGCTGATGGCCTTCCTCATCGAGGGCTACACCGAGGACGAGGCGCCCAACGCCAAGGGCGGCGTCGACACCCGCACCGTGCTGCGGCTGGACCCGCGGCTGGCGCCGGTCAAGGCCGCCGTCCTGCCGCTGTCGCGCAACGCCGACCTGTCGCCCAAGGCCCGTGACCTGGCCGCGCAGCTGCGGCAGAGCTGGAACGTCGACTTCGACGACGCCGGCGCGATCGGCCGCCGGTATCGGCGGCAGGACGAGATCGGGACGCCGTTCTGCCTCACCGTCGACTTCGACACCCTCACCGACGACGCGGTGACCGTCCGCGAGCGCGACTCGATGAGCCAGGAGCGCGTCGGGCTGGACCAGGTCGAGACCTACCTCAAGACCCGGCTGCCCGTCTGCTGA
- a CDS encoding isoprenyl transferase — protein MKAPNPHPSGARPPQLPPDRVPGHVAIVMDGNGRWAKQRGLPRTAGHEAGESSLFDCVEGAIELGVTAISAYAFSTENWRRSPDEVRFLMGFNRDVIRRRRDEMHELGVRVRWAGRRPRLWRSVIKELEVAEELTKDNDVLTLTMCVNYGGRAEIADAAAAIAREVAAGRLDPAKVDEGTVARFLDEPDMPDVDLFVRSSGENRTSNFLLWQSAYAEFVFLDTLWPDFDRRHLWAACEEYASRQRRFGSA, from the coding sequence GTGAAGGCCCCGAACCCGCACCCGTCGGGGGCCCGCCCGCCGCAGCTGCCGCCGGACAGGGTGCCCGGCCACGTCGCGATCGTGATGGACGGCAACGGTCGCTGGGCCAAGCAGCGCGGACTGCCGCGCACCGCCGGGCACGAGGCGGGGGAGTCCTCGCTGTTCGACTGCGTCGAGGGCGCCATCGAGCTCGGGGTCACGGCGATCAGCGCCTACGCCTTCTCCACCGAGAACTGGCGGCGCAGCCCCGACGAGGTCCGCTTCCTCATGGGGTTCAACCGCGACGTCATCCGCCGCCGCCGCGACGAGATGCACGAGCTCGGGGTGCGGGTGCGCTGGGCCGGCCGCCGTCCGCGGCTGTGGCGCAGCGTCATCAAGGAGCTCGAGGTCGCCGAGGAGCTCACGAAGGACAACGACGTCCTGACGCTGACCATGTGCGTCAACTACGGCGGCCGGGCCGAGATCGCCGACGCCGCCGCGGCCATCGCCCGCGAGGTCGCGGCGGGCCGGCTCGACCCGGCCAAGGTCGACGAGGGCACCGTCGCCCGCTTCCTCGACGAGCCCGACATGCCCGACGTCGACCTGTTCGTGCGCAGCTCCGGGGAGAACCGCACCAGCAACTTCCTGCTGTGGCAGTCGGCCTACGCCGAGTTCGTCTTCCTCGACACGCTCTGGCCGGACTTCGACCGCCGGCACCTGTGGGCCGCGTGCGAGGAGTACGCCTCGCGGCAGCGCCGCTTCGGCAGCGCCTGA